One Sphingomonas sp. SUN039 genomic window carries:
- a CDS encoding HPr family phosphocarrier protein — protein MIARTVAITNKRGLHARASAKFVTLASTLPATVEVEKDGARVVGTSIMGLMMLGAAIGDSVTISASGDGAEEAVAALAELVENKFGEE, from the coding sequence ATGATCGCGCGGACGGTCGCCATCACCAACAAGCGCGGGCTGCATGCGCGGGCGAGCGCCAAGTTCGTGACGCTGGCAAGCACACTGCCCGCGACCGTCGAGGTCGAAAAGGACGGCGCGCGCGTCGTCGGCACCTCGATCATGGGGCTGATGATGCTCGGCGCGGCGATCGGCGACTCGGTGACGATCAGCGCGAGCGGCGACGGGGCCGAGGAAGCGGTCGCGGCGCTGGCGGAGCTGGTGGAGAACAAGTTCGGGGAAGAGTGA
- a CDS encoding PTS sugar transporter subunit IIA, whose product MIGLVLVTHGGLATEFVTAMEHVVGPQRAVAAIAIGPDDDMEARRADIAAAIAEVDTGRGVVVLTDLFGGTPSNMAISLMQPGRVEVIAGINLPMLIRLEGARRTMNVRDAVAAAREAGRKYITVASEVLGDVHGERAA is encoded by the coding sequence ATGATCGGTCTGGTGCTGGTGACGCATGGCGGTCTCGCCACGGAATTCGTCACTGCCATGGAACATGTCGTCGGCCCGCAGCGCGCCGTCGCCGCCATCGCCATCGGCCCCGATGACGATATGGAAGCGCGCCGCGCCGACATCGCCGCCGCCATCGCCGAAGTCGACACCGGGCGCGGCGTCGTGGTGCTGACCGACCTGTTCGGCGGTACGCCTTCCAACATGGCGATCAGCCTGATGCAGCCTGGGCGTGTCGAGGTCATCGCCGGGATCAACCTGCCGATGCTGATCCGGCTCGAAGGCGCGCGCCGCACGATGAACGTCCGCGATGCCGTCGCCGCCGCACGCGAGGCCGGCCGCAAATACATCACCGTTGCCTCCGAAGTGCTGGGCGACGTGCATGGCGAGCGCGCGGCATGA
- the rapZ gene encoding RNase adapter RapZ, whose protein sequence is MKQPRPTRILLVSGMSGAGKSTALDTLEDMGWEVVDNLPLILLNRLLATDLPQGANDARPLAFGIDSRTRGFDAEAIVTRIKAMRDDGAQIATLFLDCGGAELERRYSETRRRHPLALDRPAADGIARERELVAPLRRWADHVVDTTSFTSNALKADLRDRFGDGDTSGPTLSVMSFGFARGVPRNADLMFDMRFLRNPHWVDDLRPMSGLDAPVSDYIAQDPAYEDVATRIEDLLLTLIPRYQAEGKSYVSIAFGCTGGRHRSVHMAERVAKRLRDAAFSPTVTHRDLASRPDDLTEGGSARGGSKGTLEQQ, encoded by the coding sequence ATGAAACAGCCCCGCCCGACCCGGATCCTGCTGGTCTCCGGCATGTCGGGCGCAGGCAAATCGACGGCGCTCGACACGCTCGAGGACATGGGCTGGGAAGTCGTCGACAATCTGCCGCTCATCCTGCTCAATCGCTTGCTGGCCACCGACCTGCCGCAGGGTGCCAATGACGCCCGCCCGCTGGCATTCGGGATCGACAGCCGGACGCGTGGATTCGATGCCGAGGCCATCGTGACGCGGATCAAGGCGATGCGCGACGACGGCGCACAGATCGCGACGTTGTTCCTCGATTGCGGCGGGGCGGAACTCGAACGACGCTATTCCGAGACGCGGCGACGGCACCCGCTCGCGCTCGACCGTCCGGCCGCCGACGGGATCGCCCGCGAGCGCGAACTGGTCGCACCCTTGCGGCGATGGGCCGACCATGTCGTCGATACGACGTCGTTCACCAGCAACGCGCTGAAGGCCGACCTCCGCGACCGGTTCGGCGACGGCGATACCAGCGGGCCGACCTTGTCGGTGATGTCGTTCGGGTTCGCCCGCGGCGTGCCACGCAACGCCGACCTGATGTTCGATATGCGTTTCCTGCGAAACCCGCACTGGGTCGACGACCTCCGCCCGATGAGCGGGCTCGACGCACCGGTGTCTGACTATATCGCCCAGGATCCTGCCTATGAGGACGTGGCAACCCGGATCGAGGATTTGTTGCTGACCCTGATCCCGCGTTACCAGGCCGAGGGGAAATCCTATGTCAGCATCGCGTTCGGCTGTACCGGCGGGCGGCACCGCAGCGTCCATATGGCCGAGCGCGTCGCAAAGCGGTTGCGCGATGCAGCATTTTCGCCCACGGTCACTCACCGCGATCTCGCCAGCCGCCCCGACGATTTGACAGAGGGTGGCAGCGCGCGCGGGGGCAGCAAAGGGACTTTGGAACAGCAATGA
- a CDS encoding HPr kinase/phosphorylase yields MVAMLSSDTLHATTVSVGGRAIMIEGVSGAGKSDLALRLIDRGALLVSDDYTFVQRRAGRIVASAPATIAGKIEVRGLGILDMPNVAEAPVALVVTLGEPAARLPEPGQARSLLGVDIPLLSLDGREASAPFKAELALQRLGTPA; encoded by the coding sequence CTGGTGGCTATGCTCTCGTCCGACACGCTCCATGCGACAACGGTGTCGGTCGGCGGGCGCGCGATCATGATCGAAGGCGTTTCGGGTGCGGGAAAGTCCGACCTTGCGCTGCGCCTGATCGACCGGGGCGCGCTGCTGGTGAGCGACGATTACACCTTCGTTCAGCGCCGTGCCGGACGGATCGTCGCCTCGGCCCCCGCAACCATCGCCGGCAAGATCGAAGTCCGCGGCCTTGGCATTCTGGACATGCCCAATGTTGCAGAAGCACCGGTTGCGCTGGTCGTAACACTCGGCGAACCGGCGGCCCGGCTGCCCGAGCCTGGGCAGGCGCGCAGTCTGCTCGGCGTCGATATTCCGTTGCTGTCGCTGGACGGGCGCGAAGCCTCTGCGCCGTTCAAGGCTGAACTGGCGCTTCAGCGGTTGGGGACGCCGGCATGA
- a CDS encoding sensor histidine kinase, with product MASEEIEPWQGRGSLTRRILAVNIVALVLMAGSLFYLDNFRVRLIEERRAQAEGEAQIAAAAINAAPRRARQALIETLGKRSGDRLRLFDNTGEQLLDSWATGPRTYGFDGRADEPWDNEGARWVDRLAERLVGANVPDPFTDAGDRAKDWPELQSVMGGATVASRVWLAPDRTLIVTAAAAVNLERTRFVLSVGNSRDVTRLVRAERFRLAIIVLGTLFLSIALSLFLARTIVTPLRRLAQAAVRVRLGRSRDVIVPRLPDRNDEIGMLARAVSDMTQALRERIDATETFAADVAHELKNPLASMASAVESLGKTSDPAITAQLHAILSEDVRRLDRSVTDISELSRLDGELSRTRFETIDVVAMLETVVAARDLRRGADTPVVSFDKPQGRMRVMGDEPRLVRAVENLIDNAVSFSAAGAGVAVSTGRTHGSISIYVDDSGPGVPPERREAIFRRFHSERPEDAFARHSGLGLAIAKTIVEAMGGSIGVEDPPSGTGARFAIRLPVA from the coding sequence ATGGCTAGCGAGGAGATCGAGCCGTGGCAGGGGCGCGGCTCGCTGACGCGGCGCATACTCGCGGTCAATATCGTCGCGCTGGTGCTGATGGCCGGCAGTCTGTTCTACCTCGACAATTTTCGGGTGCGCCTGATCGAGGAAAGACGGGCCCAGGCCGAAGGAGAGGCCCAGATCGCTGCCGCCGCGATCAATGCCGCGCCGCGGCGCGCGCGTCAGGCGTTGATCGAAACCTTGGGCAAGCGCTCGGGCGACCGGTTGCGGCTGTTCGACAACACCGGCGAGCAACTGCTCGACAGCTGGGCAACCGGGCCGCGCACCTACGGGTTCGACGGTCGCGCCGATGAACCCTGGGACAATGAGGGCGCGCGCTGGGTCGACCGGCTGGCCGAGCGGCTGGTCGGTGCCAATGTGCCCGATCCCTTCACCGATGCGGGCGACCGGGCGAAGGACTGGCCCGAGCTGCAAAGCGTCATGGGCGGCGCGACGGTCGCCTCGCGCGTCTGGCTCGCTCCCGACCGCACGTTGATCGTTACTGCGGCAGCGGCCGTGAACCTGGAGCGCACCCGGTTCGTGCTGAGTGTCGGCAATTCGCGCGACGTGACGCGCCTCGTCCGGGCCGAGCGGTTCCGCCTCGCCATTATCGTGCTTGGCACATTGTTCCTGTCGATTGCCCTGTCGTTGTTCCTCGCGCGGACCATTGTGACCCCGTTGCGGCGGCTGGCGCAGGCAGCTGTGCGGGTGCGGCTCGGCCGGTCGCGCGACGTCATTGTGCCACGCCTGCCCGACCGCAACGACGAAATCGGGATGCTGGCGCGCGCGGTCAGCGACATGACGCAGGCCTTGCGCGAACGCATCGACGCCACCGAAACCTTTGCCGCCGATGTCGCGCACGAACTGAAAAACCCGCTCGCCTCGATGGCGTCGGCGGTCGAGAGTCTCGGCAAGACATCGGACCCGGCGATCACCGCCCAGCTCCATGCGATCCTGTCCGAGGACGTGCGCCGCCTCGACCGTTCGGTGACCGACATTTCTGAGCTCTCCCGCCTCGACGGCGAGCTGTCGCGCACCCGCTTCGAGACGATCGATGTGGTCGCCATGCTCGAAACAGTCGTTGCCGCCCGCGACCTGCGACGCGGTGCCGACACGCCGGTCGTCAGTTTCGACAAGCCGCAGGGCCGGATGCGGGTCATGGGCGACGAACCGCGTCTCGTGCGTGCCGTGGAAAACCTGATCGACAATGCCGTGTCGTTTTCGGCGGCCGGTGCGGGCGTCGCCGTTTCGACGGGTCGGACTCACGGCAGCATCTCCATCTATGTGGACGACAGCGGCCCCGGCGTACCGCCCGAACGCCGCGAAGCGATATTCCGGCGCTTTCACAGCGAACGGCCCGAGGACGCCTTTGCGCGCCATTCCGGGCTTGGCCTCGCGATCGCCAAGACGATTGTCGAAGCGATGGGCGGCAGCATCGGCGTGGAAGACCCGCCGTCGGGGACCGGCGCACGCTTCGCCATTCGTTTGCCGGTGGCGTGA
- a CDS encoding response regulator transcription factor: protein MPGATIALVDDDRNILTSVAVALQAEGFVTRVYTDGDVALKALIDNPPDLAVCDIKMPKLDGLELLRRLRAVSALPVILLTSKDQESDEAEGLATGADDYIAKPFSQALLIARIRAILRRVEFSRSDADPEGTSAGGGEPIVRGRLSMDPQRHRVHWDGLEVALTVTEFMILEALASRPDVVKSRNQLLDVAYHDEVYVDDRTIDSHIKRIRRKFKAVAPSFDAIDTLYGAGYRFTDG, encoded by the coding sequence ATGCCCGGTGCAACGATCGCTCTCGTCGACGACGACCGCAACATTCTGACCTCGGTCGCGGTCGCGCTGCAGGCGGAGGGGTTCGTCACCCGCGTCTATACCGACGGCGATGTCGCGCTGAAGGCGCTGATCGACAATCCGCCCGATCTGGCGGTGTGCGATATCAAGATGCCCAAGCTCGACGGACTGGAATTGCTGCGGCGGTTGCGGGCGGTATCCGCCCTGCCCGTGATCCTGCTGACGTCGAAGGATCAGGAAAGCGACGAGGCCGAGGGTCTGGCCACCGGTGCCGACGATTACATCGCAAAACCGTTCTCGCAAGCACTGCTGATCGCGCGCATCCGCGCGATCCTTCGCCGCGTCGAATTCTCGCGCAGCGATGCCGATCCCGAGGGCACAAGCGCAGGCGGCGGCGAGCCGATCGTGCGCGGGCGGCTGTCGATGGACCCGCAGCGGCACCGTGTGCACTGGGACGGGCTTGAGGTAGCGCTGACCGTAACCGAATTCATGATTCTCGAGGCACTCGCCAGTCGCCCCGATGTGGTGAAAAGCCGCAACCAGCTGCTCGACGTCGCCTATCATGACGAAGTCTATGTCGACGACCGCACGATCGACAGCCACATCAAGCGCATCCGTCGCAAGTTCAAGGCGGTCGCGCCGTCGTTCGACGCCATCGATACGCTGTACGGCGCGGGTTACCGCTTCACCGATGGCTAG
- a CDS encoding phosphoenolpyruvate carboxykinase, which translates to MTKSTFDLAQQGISTSATLHWNLITAPLVEMAVQRGEGILAKDGPLVVATGAHTGRSAKDKFIVRDAETEETIWWGKTNKGMTPAHFAALKADFLMTVGAKETLFVQDLFGGSQPETRVNVRVITEFAWHSLFVRTLLVRPEAAELAAFVPEFTIIDLPSFRADPERHGCRSETVIAVNFTEKLILIGGTAYAGEMKKSVFGILNYKLPAEGIMPMHCSANIGPAGDTAVFFGLSGTGKTTLSADASRTLIGDDEHGWSDTAVFNFEGGCYAKMIRLSEEAEPEIFATSKRFGTILENVVIDAETRELDFDDDSLAENSRGSYPIDFIPNTSEKNLGPPPKTVIFLTADAYGVLPPIARLTPDQAMYHFLSGYTARVAGTEIGVTEPQATFSTCFGEPFMPRHPSVYGYLLKSRIAKGGVTCWLVNTGWTGGKATMPGIKRMPIKATRALLNAALDGSLSNAEFRTDPNFGFDVPVAVPGVDSTMLDPRAAWADKADYDRTAVKLVGEFIENFVQFEAHVDEGVRQSAPKLLETV; encoded by the coding sequence GTGACCAAATCAACCTTCGACCTCGCGCAGCAGGGCATTTCGACGTCCGCAACGCTGCACTGGAATTTGATTACCGCGCCGCTGGTCGAAATGGCCGTGCAGCGCGGCGAGGGCATATTGGCGAAGGACGGTCCGCTGGTCGTGGCCACTGGCGCGCACACGGGGCGCAGCGCCAAGGACAAGTTCATCGTCCGCGATGCCGAAACTGAAGAGACGATCTGGTGGGGCAAGACCAACAAGGGGATGACGCCCGCGCATTTCGCGGCGCTCAAGGCCGATTTTCTGATGACGGTCGGCGCGAAGGAAACGCTGTTCGTGCAGGATCTGTTCGGCGGCTCGCAGCCCGAGACGCGCGTCAATGTGCGCGTCATCACCGAATTCGCGTGGCACAGCTTGTTCGTCCGCACCTTGCTCGTGCGCCCCGAAGCCGCAGAGCTGGCCGCGTTTGTGCCCGAATTCACGATCATCGACCTGCCCAGCTTCCGCGCCGACCCCGAACGCCATGGCTGCCGCAGCGAGACAGTGATTGCGGTCAATTTCACCGAGAAGCTGATCCTGATCGGCGGCACTGCTTATGCCGGCGAGATGAAGAAGTCGGTGTTCGGTATCCTCAACTACAAGCTGCCGGCCGAGGGCATCATGCCGATGCATTGTTCGGCCAATATCGGCCCCGCCGGCGATACCGCCGTGTTCTTCGGCCTGTCGGGTACTGGCAAGACGACGCTCAGCGCCGATGCCAGCCGTACGTTGATCGGCGACGACGAGCATGGCTGGTCGGACACCGCCGTCTTCAATTTCGAGGGCGGCTGCTATGCCAAGATGATCCGCCTGTCGGAAGAAGCCGAGCCGGAGATTTTCGCGACCTCGAAACGCTTCGGGACGATCCTCGAAAATGTCGTGATCGACGCCGAAACGCGTGAACTCGATTTCGACGACGACAGTCTCGCCGAGAACAGTCGCGGTTCCTATCCGATCGACTTCATCCCGAACACGTCGGAAAAGAACCTCGGGCCGCCGCCGAAGACGGTGATTTTCCTGACTGCCGACGCCTATGGCGTGTTGCCCCCGATTGCGCGGCTGACGCCCGATCAGGCGATGTACCATTTCCTGTCGGGGTATACCGCGCGTGTGGCCGGCACCGAGATCGGCGTCACCGAACCGCAGGCGACCTTCTCGACCTGCTTCGGCGAACCGTTCATGCCGCGGCACCCGAGCGTCTATGGCTACCTGCTCAAGTCGCGCATTGCCAAGGGTGGCGTGACCTGCTGGCTGGTTAACACCGGCTGGACCGGCGGCAAGGCGACGATGCCGGGAATCAAGCGGATGCCGATCAAGGCGACCCGCGCGCTGCTCAACGCGGCACTCGACGGCAGCCTCAGCAACGCCGAATTCCGCACCGATCCCAATTTCGGGTTCGACGTGCCGGTCGCGGTGCCGGGTGTCGACAGCACGATGCTCGATCCGCGTGCGGCCTGGGCCGACAAGGCCGACTATGACAGGACGGCGGTCAAGCTGGTCGGCGAGTTCATCGAGAATTTCGTTCAATTCGAGGCGCACGTCGACGAGGGGGTGCGACAATCCGCCCCGAAGCTCCTCGAAACTGTCTGA